In Maridesulfovibrio sp., the following proteins share a genomic window:
- a CDS encoding methyltransferase → MFEELRNYFPRGLVQPESGFRFSTDSLLISSFVSVSGRARVLDLGTGSGVIPLGIMLRNPDKGVTVTGLEINPDMVVAAQENVQKLGFTEEIQIVHGNVCQPDFAPAGSYDLVVSNPPYRSEGKGKACPDESRNKARFEVECDLDAFVATASRMVRNRGRVCFVFLAERLTELVNSFTRHKLEPKRMKFIHGRTNSPSKVVMLEAVKDGNPGLIVEPPVILFGQGNMLTEKAVQYCPFVAK, encoded by the coding sequence GTGTTTGAAGAGCTGAGAAATTATTTCCCCCGTGGACTTGTTCAGCCTGAGTCCGGTTTTAGATTTTCTACTGATTCTCTTTTGATCAGCAGTTTTGTGTCTGTATCGGGCAGGGCAAGAGTGCTCGATCTTGGAACCGGGAGCGGGGTTATCCCATTGGGAATTATGCTTCGTAATCCGGACAAGGGAGTTACTGTTACCGGACTGGAAATTAATCCGGATATGGTTGTTGCTGCGCAGGAAAATGTGCAGAAGCTGGGCTTTACCGAAGAGATTCAGATTGTGCATGGCAATGTCTGCCAGCCGGATTTCGCGCCTGCCGGGAGTTATGATCTGGTCGTTTCAAATCCCCCCTACCGCAGCGAGGGCAAGGGTAAAGCGTGTCCTGACGAATCCCGGAACAAGGCCCGTTTTGAGGTTGAATGCGATTTAGATGCATTCGTTGCCACGGCTTCACGCATGGTTCGCAACCGGGGCAGGGTCTGCTTTGTTTTTCTCGCTGAACGGCTGACCGAGCTGGTCAATTCATTCACCCGTCATAAACTGGAACCCAAGCGCATGAAATTTATCCACGGTCGGACAAATTCACCGTCTAAGGTAGTAATGCTAGAAGCAGTAAAAGACGGTAATCCCGGGCTTATTGTTGAGCCGCCCGTGATTCTCTTCGGACAGGGTAATATGTTGACTGAAAAAGCTGTGCAGTACTGCCCGTTTGTTGCAAAGTGA
- a CDS encoding AAA family ATPase, producing the protein MIKKIILKNFLAHAETEIELGPGMTVLTGPNNSGKSSVVEALRCIATNPLPKHFIRHGAKKARVELEMGDGVRVAWVRKKNTAWYEVLRPGDEEWEVYAKFGRNTPEDILNILRLNQVPLEGGKSLDVHIGNQRNPIFLLDQPSSVAAQFFASSSEASHLLAMQTELKTRVRSAKREKKFQQQKMDEISAELDGLQSLPDVTLELEAARELKGLMDKLENEIPLVEGYFKRKGELENYKDALAARGKELAGLQEVPELFPDAPLERLVSGLGALRAHGKKLETRFSALSGLEIPPELFPVQRLENDLVRQNQLSLAEANRSALRKILEPLTSPPQIEDVSALSATISNVERAFALREKIVQRSEALNPLVEPPELYDLSPLTQAMNKLSSMRNAQNDAHGRLNELKNSETELKQQIEDRLAEIGNCPLCGGDLDVRKMIGESHES; encoded by the coding sequence ATGATCAAAAAAATTATTCTCAAAAATTTTCTGGCCCATGCTGAGACCGAGATAGAGCTTGGTCCGGGCATGACTGTACTGACCGGCCCCAACAACAGCGGTAAAAGTTCTGTTGTTGAGGCTTTGAGATGCATTGCGACCAACCCCCTGCCTAAGCATTTCATTCGTCACGGGGCCAAGAAAGCCCGTGTTGAATTGGAAATGGGTGACGGCGTACGCGTCGCCTGGGTTCGCAAAAAGAATACCGCATGGTACGAAGTGTTGCGCCCAGGAGATGAAGAGTGGGAAGTCTACGCCAAATTCGGGCGAAACACCCCGGAAGATATCCTAAATATTTTACGTCTCAATCAGGTTCCATTGGAAGGCGGTAAATCGCTGGATGTACATATCGGCAATCAGCGTAACCCCATTTTTCTGCTTGACCAGCCGTCGTCGGTTGCAGCTCAGTTTTTTGCATCTTCCTCAGAAGCTTCCCATCTGCTGGCCATGCAGACTGAACTTAAGACCCGCGTCCGGTCCGCCAAGCGCGAGAAGAAATTTCAACAGCAGAAAATGGATGAGATCAGCGCGGAGCTGGACGGCTTGCAGAGTTTACCGGATGTGACTTTGGAACTCGAAGCCGCGCGGGAATTGAAAGGGCTTATGGATAAGCTCGAAAATGAAATACCGCTAGTCGAAGGGTATTTTAAACGTAAGGGTGAACTGGAAAATTATAAAGACGCGCTCGCTGCAAGGGGTAAGGAGCTGGCCGGTTTGCAGGAAGTACCTGAACTTTTTCCTGATGCACCGCTTGAACGGCTGGTTTCGGGGTTAGGAGCTCTGCGTGCTCATGGGAAGAAACTGGAAACGCGATTTAGCGCTCTTTCCGGGCTGGAAATCCCGCCGGAACTATTTCCAGTCCAGCGTCTGGAAAATGATCTGGTGCGGCAAAATCAATTATCTTTAGCAGAAGCTAATCGTTCCGCTCTGCGTAAGATTCTGGAACCATTGACTTCACCACCACAGATTGAAGACGTGTCCGCACTTTCCGCAACTATCAGCAATGTCGAGCGGGCCTTTGCTTTACGAGAAAAAATTGTGCAACGGTCTGAGGCATTAAATCCTTTGGTAGAGCCGCCTGAACTTTATGATCTTTCGCCTCTTACTCAGGCCATGAATAAATTATCTTCCATGCGTAATGCACAGAATGATGCGCATGGCAGGCTCAATGAACTGAAAAATTCCGAAACGGAACTTAAGCAGCAGATTGAAGATCGACTGGCTGAAATCGGCAATTGTCCATTGTGCGGCGGAGATCTTGATGTGCGGAAAATGATCGGGGAGAGCCATGAGTCTTGA
- a CDS encoding metallophosphoesterase produces MSLEKVTGNGLLLIGDPHIASTPPGQRLGDFAGDVLAKLEACFKKSQERDLIPLILGDLFHWPRDNGNSLLVDLISLFGEYKPFVLVGNHDKYQARFTPDVSMAVLNAAGVIRLMSEYGPAFELETPQGLVLVGASPDCTPIPKEFEREDGRYVKVVWVTHHNISFPDCEKKQHTIKEKPGIDWIINGHIHGPRDSITKGMTTWANPGNITRLVFSRYALERKMQASVWTPDCADLEKWEIPHRDFYEVFPDQEFLPEAEDAAAAESKFLQGLERLAWKRTHEGEGLKQFLKDNIDPEEPESSLIWELYTEVTDGNG; encoded by the coding sequence ATGAGTCTTGAGAAAGTAACTGGCAACGGGCTTTTGCTGATCGGGGACCCGCATATTGCATCCACGCCGCCCGGGCAACGTCTTGGGGATTTTGCCGGAGATGTGTTGGCCAAGCTGGAGGCATGCTTCAAAAAATCACAGGAGCGTGACCTGATCCCGCTTATTCTCGGTGATCTTTTTCATTGGCCGCGGGATAACGGCAACTCTTTACTGGTGGATTTGATCAGCCTGTTCGGGGAATATAAGCCGTTTGTCCTTGTAGGGAACCACGATAAATATCAGGCCCGTTTTACACCGGATGTTTCCATGGCCGTTTTGAATGCCGCCGGCGTTATCCGGTTGATGAGTGAATATGGTCCGGCCTTTGAATTGGAGACTCCACAGGGGCTGGTGCTGGTGGGGGCTTCCCCGGACTGTACGCCAATTCCGAAAGAATTTGAGCGTGAAGACGGCAGATATGTCAAAGTCGTCTGGGTGACTCATCATAATATTTCATTTCCTGATTGCGAGAAAAAGCAGCATACAATCAAGGAAAAGCCGGGAATTGACTGGATAATAAACGGGCATATCCACGGTCCGCGCGATTCCATTACCAAAGGCATGACCACATGGGCCAACCCCGGTAATATTACCCGTCTGGTTTTTTCCCGCTATGCTCTTGAGCGCAAAATGCAGGCTTCGGTATGGACCCCGGATTGCGCTGATCTTGAAAAATGGGAAATCCCGCATCGTGATTTTTACGAAGTTTTTCCGGATCAGGAATTTCTGCCTGAAGCCGAAGACGCCGCAGCGGCGGAATCAAAATTTTTACAGGGCCTTGAGCGTCTGGCATGGAAACGAACCCATGAAGGCGAAGGTCTGAAACAGTTTTTAAAAGACAATATTGACCCGGAAGAGCCGGAAAGCTCGCTCATCTGGGAATTGTATACGGAGGTTACCGATGGCAATGGGTAA
- a CDS encoding glycosyltransferase family 39 protein, which yields MSSLNDSFNKQPVLWAAAIIFISTFARLWFLGTGQLNLVQDEAQYWDWTRHMQLTYYSKGPLIAWIIGLWTSVFGNTEFGVRFGSVVGLFLTQIVLYLGMAKMWKRPIAAIWTLIIFNAMPVYLALGILMTTDNPFILCWSCAFFALYKASLPHEPGIERDSNESRTKPFWVIAVFFGLGILAKYTMLGFAGLSVMYGLLLMRRERLPRGFWRKLMLALGGGIFLGFLPTLIWNMQNNFVGYKHVLFLIGASGSKASHLLRFDRFLPFLGEQVGMATPWWLAFMFIGGFASLFFVLKGKGRNLMNLSYRQSALLSVFFLPVWIFFFMWSFHAKVLGNWAVISYVSGVMIAGFAFESFWARRGRMRSLWLALSLVIFVVLHFQNLVPLPDNLNPTHRLKGWTDLGQQVVELEKTQFKDPSKVFVMSDEYDMTAALAFYVPGQPRTYCAWIDRRMNQYDMWPGPEDKIGWDCIYVIKKFNDTPNKEMEKMFKRVSSPIFIQTTFRGKPSRKFTVYLCYGYNGYWPHDPRLRF from the coding sequence GTGTCATCGCTAAATGATTCGTTTAATAAACAGCCGGTGCTTTGGGCAGCAGCTATAATTTTTATAAGTACCTTTGCAAGGCTCTGGTTTCTGGGAACCGGGCAGCTCAACCTTGTGCAGGATGAGGCTCAGTATTGGGATTGGACCCGGCACATGCAGCTTACCTATTACTCCAAGGGGCCGCTTATTGCCTGGATTATCGGGCTGTGGACTTCAGTTTTCGGGAATACCGAGTTCGGGGTACGCTTCGGATCTGTGGTCGGTCTGTTCCTGACCCAGATTGTTCTTTATCTGGGAATGGCGAAGATGTGGAAACGCCCCATAGCCGCTATCTGGACTTTGATTATTTTCAATGCCATGCCTGTATATCTGGCATTGGGAATACTGATGACCACAGATAACCCATTCATTCTTTGCTGGAGCTGCGCTTTCTTTGCTCTTTATAAAGCCTCACTGCCGCATGAGCCCGGAATAGAGCGAGATTCCAATGAATCGCGCACAAAACCTTTCTGGGTAATCGCGGTTTTCTTCGGGCTTGGAATCCTCGCCAAATATACCATGCTCGGGTTTGCCGGTCTTTCGGTCATGTACGGGCTGTTGCTCATGCGCAGGGAAAGGTTGCCCCGCGGCTTTTGGCGTAAGCTCATGCTTGCTCTCGGGGGAGGGATTTTTCTGGGCTTTCTGCCTACTTTGATCTGGAATATGCAGAACAATTTCGTGGGCTACAAGCACGTACTTTTTCTGATAGGCGCTTCCGGGTCCAAGGCGTCACATCTGTTGCGTTTTGACCGTTTCCTGCCCTTTTTGGGTGAGCAGGTGGGCATGGCTACCCCGTGGTGGCTGGCCTTTATGTTCATCGGTGGTTTCGCGTCACTTTTCTTTGTGCTTAAAGGCAAAGGACGTAACTTGATGAACCTGAGCTACCGTCAGAGTGCATTGCTTTCTGTTTTTTTTCTTCCGGTCTGGATTTTCTTTTTTATGTGGAGTTTCCACGCCAAGGTGCTCGGCAACTGGGCTGTCATTTCTTATGTCAGCGGTGTGATGATTGCCGGCTTCGCTTTTGAGAGTTTTTGGGCACGCCGCGGCCGGATGCGGTCCCTTTGGCTGGCTTTAAGTCTGGTGATCTTTGTGGTTCTCCATTTCCAGAATCTTGTTCCCCTGCCGGACAATCTTAACCCCACGCATCGCTTAAAAGGGTGGACAGACCTTGGTCAGCAGGTGGTGGAGTTGGAAAAGACCCAGTTTAAGGACCCGTCTAAAGTTTTTGTCATGAGTGATGAATATGATATGACTGCAGCACTGGCTTTTTATGTGCCGGGCCAGCCGCGCACTTACTGCGCATGGATTGACCGCCGCATGAACCAGTATGATATGTGGCCCGGTCCGGAAGACAAGATAGGGTGGGACTGCATTTACGTGATCAAGAAATTCAATGATACCCCTAACAAAGAGATGGAGAAGATGTTCAAGCGGGTAAGTTCTCCTATCTTCATTCAGACCACTTTTAGAGGTAAGCCGTCCCGTAAATTCACCGTCTATCTTTGTTATGGCTATAACGGCTACTGGCCGCATGACCCACGTCTGAGATTTTAA
- a CDS encoding helix-turn-helix domain-containing protein: MTPSPTLYTVREIADTLRIHPRTAYRLIQEGKIRGIKVGSQWRVPESSLLEYIESGLKAAPKKAKRGKDGPEQLKLPI; the protein is encoded by the coding sequence TTGACTCCCTCGCCTACGCTATACACGGTTCGTGAGATTGCCGACACCCTTAGAATCCATCCCCGGACGGCTTACAGGCTGATTCAGGAGGGTAAGATCAGAGGCATTAAGGTTGGCAGTCAGTGGCGTGTGCCGGAAAGTTCCCTGCTGGAATATATTGAATCCGGTTTGAAGGCTGCGCCAAAGAAGGCAAAACGCGGCAAAGACGGACCTGAACAACTGAAACTGCCCATTTGA
- a CDS encoding DUF2959 domain-containing protein → MHLKNRIALGIIIAMTLGLAGCQSAYYKTMESFGYHKRDILVSNVEKAQESQEEASEQFKSALEKFSALTGFHGGDLQEIYERLNDEYESSEAAALEVRKRIDAVEEVGNDLFEEWNNELSQYTSTKLRNDSRVKLSKTKSKFKRLLAAMRKAEKKIDPVLNVFKDQVLYLKHNLNAQAIASLKSDLNTLEADIGRLIKEMQRSIDEADAFIKELKKN, encoded by the coding sequence ATGCACCTGAAGAATAGGATCGCCCTTGGCATAATCATAGCCATGACACTGGGACTGGCCGGATGTCAGTCCGCCTACTACAAAACTATGGAAAGTTTTGGCTATCATAAGCGGGATATTCTTGTTTCCAATGTGGAGAAGGCTCAGGAATCACAGGAAGAGGCCAGTGAACAATTTAAAAGTGCCCTCGAAAAATTCAGTGCCCTGACCGGATTTCACGGCGGTGATCTTCAGGAAATATACGAACGCCTAAACGATGAATATGAAAGCAGTGAAGCCGCAGCGCTCGAAGTCCGCAAGAGGATTGATGCAGTAGAAGAAGTAGGTAATGACCTGTTCGAGGAATGGAACAACGAACTTTCCCAGTACACCAGTACCAAACTGCGTAATGACAGCCGGGTTAAGCTCTCCAAAACCAAAAGCAAATTCAAACGCCTGCTGGCCGCCATGCGTAAAGCTGAAAAGAAAATAGATCCCGTGCTTAATGTATTCAAAGATCAGGTCCTGTACCTCAAGCACAACCTGAATGCACAGGCTATAGCTTCACTTAAATCTGATCTGAATACCCTAGAAGCCGACATCGGCAGGTTGATCAAGGAAATGCAGCGTTCAATTGACGAAGCGGATGCGTTTATCAAAGAATTGAAAAAGAATTAA
- a CDS encoding peptidylprolyl isomerase, translated as MKLFKIILVSALFCAALFAGTANAAGDKVFVKIQTSMGNIVLELDKDKAPETVANFLRYVNEGHYSGTIFHRVIDGFMIQGGNFDVNMQPRPTHAPIKNEARNGLYNDKYTIAMARTNDPHSATDQFFINVKDNAFLNFKSESGSGWGYAVFGKVIGGKKVVDKIAKTVTFRKGHFDDVPVKPITIIKAEEVKQ; from the coding sequence ATGAAACTCTTCAAAATAATACTGGTAAGTGCTCTTTTCTGCGCTGCCCTTTTTGCCGGAACCGCCAATGCGGCTGGAGACAAAGTTTTCGTAAAAATCCAGACCAGTATGGGTAATATCGTACTTGAGCTGGATAAAGACAAAGCTCCCGAAACAGTTGCCAACTTTCTTCGCTACGTTAACGAAGGTCACTACAGCGGCACAATCTTTCACCGAGTTATCGACGGCTTCATGATCCAAGGTGGAAACTTTGACGTAAATATGCAGCCCCGTCCCACTCACGCACCGATTAAAAACGAAGCCCGTAATGGCCTATACAATGATAAATACACCATAGCGATGGCGAGGACAAATGATCCGCACTCCGCCACCGATCAATTTTTTATCAACGTAAAAGATAATGCTTTCCTGAACTTCAAGTCCGAATCCGGATCAGGTTGGGGATACGCTGTTTTCGGTAAAGTCATCGGCGGTAAAAAAGTTGTCGACAAGATCGCTAAAACCGTAACTTTCCGCAAAGGACATTTTGATGATGTGCCGGTTAAACCAATTACCATCATTAAAGCTGAAGAAGTTAAGCAGTAA
- a CDS encoding bacteriohemerythrin, whose translation MPILKWDENYSAGVKILDDEHKQLIAMINKAYDSVTNMEEDIVLRELVKEMRAYAASHFATEDNLMNTYGYPALAEHLEMHESFAVKAEALNNLVSSGDKVDPVKVFKLLADWLRDHIMKTDKELGKFLNEQGVK comes from the coding sequence ATGCCAATTCTGAAATGGGATGAAAATTACTCTGCCGGGGTAAAGATTCTTGATGACGAACATAAGCAGCTCATTGCCATGATCAATAAGGCGTATGACTCAGTAACGAATATGGAAGAGGATATAGTCCTTAGAGAGCTGGTTAAGGAGATGAGAGCCTATGCCGCGAGCCATTTTGCTACTGAGGACAACTTGATGAATACATATGGATATCCAGCATTAGCGGAACATCTTGAAATGCATGAAAGTTTTGCCGTTAAAGCTGAAGCCCTGAATAATCTGGTCAGTTCCGGTGATAAAGTAGACCCGGTCAAGGTGTTCAAGCTTCTGGCCGACTGGTTGCGGGATCATATTATGAAGACAGACAAAGAGCTTGGTAAATTTTTAAATGAGCAGGGTGTAAAATAG
- a CDS encoding Hsp20/alpha crystallin family protein produces MSEEKKIENFSPATDIVENEQGFYMYVDLPGVSKESLDIDLDENTLVVSGKAAATLGDGEKFIDQEFCEGKYARRFTIADTVDRENIKANLKNGVLELFLPKMPEVQPRKIQITSE; encoded by the coding sequence ATGAGTGAAGAAAAAAAGATAGAAAATTTCAGTCCTGCAACAGATATCGTCGAAAACGAACAGGGATTTTACATGTATGTGGACCTGCCCGGTGTCAGCAAAGAATCCCTCGATATTGATTTAGACGAGAACACCCTTGTTGTTTCAGGCAAAGCAGCAGCCACCCTCGGCGATGGTGAAAAATTTATTGATCAGGAATTCTGCGAAGGTAAATATGCCCGCAGATTCACCATTGCAGACACAGTGGACCGCGAAAACATCAAAGCAAACCTTAAAAACGGAGTGCTGGAACTCTTCCTTCCCAAGATGCCGGAAGTCCAGCCAAGAAAAATACAAATTACAAGCGAATAA
- a CDS encoding Hsp20/alpha crystallin family protein, giving the protein MVIDFSSFYNFPYEFDKIFNDAFNPHHHNRRKASYPPLNISEDENNIYIRAEVPGVSINDMEITITAKNLVIKGERKLPEGRYFRQERPSGTFQRIISINTTVDVDKVSASVKDGILNIVLPKTETSIPRKVDIAVE; this is encoded by the coding sequence ATGGTTATCGACTTTAGTTCATTCTATAACTTTCCGTATGAATTTGATAAAATCTTCAACGATGCATTTAACCCTCATCATCACAACAGGAGAAAAGCTTCATATCCTCCGTTGAACATCAGTGAAGATGAAAACAACATATATATTCGTGCGGAAGTACCAGGAGTTTCCATTAATGATATGGAAATCACAATCACAGCAAAGAACCTTGTAATAAAGGGAGAACGCAAATTGCCAGAAGGCAGGTACTTCAGGCAGGAAAGACCTTCAGGCACATTTCAAAGAATCATCTCCATCAACACTACAGTTGATGTAGATAAAGTATCTGCATCAGTAAAAGACGGAATTTTGAATATAGTTCTCCCCAAAACTGAAACATCAATACCAAGAAAAGTTGATATTGCTGTAGAATAA
- a CDS encoding peptidylprolyl isomerase, giving the protein MSQAKDGDKIRVHYAGSLEDGTEFDSSYKRGEPLEIVLGQGMLIKGFEDAVKGLSTGEKVKATISPEEGYGPYHEEHTFEVDRNQIPPEINPEVGMMLQVNTDQGVTNVTIKSVSDDKVVLDGNHPLAGQTMIFEIELLEIVS; this is encoded by the coding sequence ATGTCCCAAGCCAAAGACGGCGACAAAATCCGCGTCCACTATGCCGGTTCCCTCGAAGACGGTACTGAATTTGATTCCTCTTACAAAAGAGGAGAACCTCTTGAGATAGTTCTCGGTCAGGGTATGCTGATCAAGGGTTTTGAAGACGCTGTCAAAGGCCTTTCCACCGGCGAAAAGGTTAAAGCAACAATCAGCCCCGAAGAAGGCTATGGCCCCTACCACGAAGAGCACACCTTTGAAGTAGACCGCAACCAGATTCCGCCGGAAATCAATCCCGAAGTGGGCATGATGCTTCAGGTCAACACTGACCAGGGTGTTACTAACGTAACCATCAAATCAGTATCCGATGATAAAGTTGTTCTCGACGGTAACCATCCCCTCGCAGGACAGACCATGATATTCGAGATAGAACTCCTCGAAATCGTGTCCTAA
- a CDS encoding Trm112 family protein gives MTLNKELIDILVCPKCKGELELLNGESGLKCESCEVVYPVKDEIPIMLVDEAVPADQWENK, from the coding sequence ATGACTCTGAATAAAGAACTGATCGACATTCTTGTCTGCCCCAAGTGCAAGGGCGAACTGGAACTTCTCAACGGAGAATCCGGACTTAAATGCGAAAGCTGTGAAGTTGTCTACCCGGTCAAAGATGAAATCCCGATTATGTTAGTTGATGAAGCAGTTCCCGCTGACCAGTGGGAAAATAAATAA
- a CDS encoding PHP domain-containing protein has protein sequence MSAIDLHTHSTASDGTLSPAELVRAAKEAGLSAIALTDHDTMDGLPEALETGVKADVEVIPGCELSVHSDVGVLHVVGLWVDPYSDRLKRVFDDVRGMRIERNEAVVEKLQQLGFDISMEEVQGQAAGTIGRPHMARIMLQKGYIKNYDEAFNNYLGKKGKAYFPKNNISAEEAFELLHSTDATPILAHPFLLSKNEDVLDREVGRLKEMGLQGIEVYYSSHTIEMTDRIKRLARKYNLQPSGGSDFHGSVKPEIQLGKGAGKLFVHHSVLDGLKAFRQSKGLKI, from the coding sequence ATGTCTGCCATTGATCTGCATACTCATTCTACTGCATCAGACGGAACCCTTAGCCCTGCCGAGCTTGTCAGGGCAGCGAAAGAAGCCGGGCTGTCCGCCATCGCCTTAACTGATCATGATACCATGGACGGACTTCCCGAAGCCCTTGAGACCGGGGTAAAAGCCGATGTGGAAGTTATTCCGGGCTGCGAACTCAGTGTGCATAGTGATGTCGGAGTGCTGCATGTTGTCGGGTTGTGGGTGGACCCTTATTCGGATCGCTTGAAACGTGTTTTTGATGATGTGCGTGGTATGCGGATTGAGCGTAATGAGGCTGTTGTGGAGAAACTTCAGCAGCTCGGCTTTGACATATCCATGGAAGAAGTGCAGGGTCAGGCCGCCGGGACCATCGGCAGGCCGCACATGGCCAGAATCATGCTCCAGAAAGGATATATAAAAAATTACGATGAGGCCTTTAACAATTATCTTGGAAAAAAAGGTAAGGCCTATTTCCCCAAGAATAATATTTCCGCTGAAGAAGCCTTTGAGCTTTTACATTCCACTGATGCGACCCCGATTCTTGCCCACCCTTTCCTGCTCAGCAAAAATGAAGATGTCCTGGACCGGGAAGTAGGGCGGCTGAAGGAGATGGGGTTGCAGGGGATTGAAGTCTATTACAGTTCCCACACCATTGAAATGACCGACCGCATCAAGCGCCTTGCACGCAAGTATAATTTGCAGCCCAGCGGGGGGTCTGATTTTCACGGTTCAGTGAAGCCGGAAATACAACTGGGAAAGGGAGCCGGAAAGCTGTTCGTACACCACAGCGTGCTTGACGGGCTCAAGGCATTCAGGCAGTCCAAGGGACTTAAAATTTAA
- a CDS encoding peptidase U32 family protein, which translates to MTYTEENPEIARPIIKEMPELLCPAGNMEKLETAVAYGADAVYLGAGDLNLRSAGAGFKWEELPVAFELCRKNNVQAYFCVNAYPKEKDLTKVRADLEKLSKCPPDGLIIADPGVLMLAAEILPDIPVHISTQANTGNSEAVKFWKKFGASRVNLARELSASDVADIAAESGGMELEMFVHGAMCMAISGRCFLSAWLNDRSANMGRCTHPCRFEYKATGLRVEEKTRPGQDVWEAVEHDGYTEFFAAEDLCLVHYVRMLAKLGVASLKIEGRTKSSSYLAQVVDVYRTVIDKVKEGGPLPGNAMEELVNAATRPLTTAFFKSSGPSTLALPPSKEERKPVVARVLEQREDGSWLLSVKARWEDACDVSLLLPGLKRPLVASGDYSFTAADGEPKDVIHSGTQAVLRCDHPGIAAGVFIRKEALKN; encoded by the coding sequence ATGACTTATACAGAAGAGAACCCGGAAATTGCCCGTCCCATTATTAAAGAAATGCCGGAATTGCTTTGTCCGGCAGGTAATATGGAAAAACTCGAAACCGCAGTCGCCTACGGAGCCGATGCCGTATATCTCGGTGCAGGAGACCTGAACCTGCGTTCTGCCGGGGCCGGGTTCAAATGGGAAGAGTTACCCGTTGCTTTTGAACTCTGCCGCAAGAATAACGTTCAGGCTTATTTCTGCGTCAATGCCTATCCCAAGGAAAAGGATCTTACCAAGGTGCGTGCCGACCTTGAGAAGCTGTCTAAGTGTCCTCCGGACGGCCTGATTATTGCCGATCCCGGTGTGCTCATGCTGGCTGCTGAGATTCTGCCCGATATTCCGGTGCACATCAGCACTCAGGCCAATACCGGTAACAGCGAGGCCGTGAAGTTCTGGAAGAAATTTGGCGCCTCAAGGGTCAATCTCGCTCGTGAGCTTTCTGCTTCAGACGTGGCTGATATCGCCGCAGAATCCGGTGGTATGGAGCTGGAGATGTTTGTCCATGGGGCCATGTGCATGGCGATTTCCGGGCGTTGTTTCCTAAGCGCCTGGCTGAATGACCGTTCCGCCAACATGGGGCGGTGCACACATCCCTGCCGTTTTGAATATAAAGCTACCGGCCTGCGTGTGGAAGAGAAGACCCGACCCGGGCAGGATGTCTGGGAGGCGGTGGAACATGATGGCTATACTGAGTTTTTTGCGGCCGAAGACCTTTGCCTCGTCCATTACGTGCGCATGCTTGCAAAACTTGGGGTTGCGTCCCTGAAAATTGAAGGGCGGACCAAAAGTTCTTCTTATCTTGCGCAGGTCGTGGACGTTTACCGCACTGTGATTGATAAAGTCAAAGAGGGTGGACCGTTGCCCGGAAACGCAATGGAAGAGTTGGTTAACGCGGCCACTCGTCCCCTGACCACTGCCTTCTTTAAATCTTCCGGTCCCAGCACTCTCGCCCTGCCACCGTCCAAGGAAGAACGCAAACCGGTTGTGGCCCGAGTTCTTGAACAGCGGGAAGACGGAAGCTGGCTGCTTTCCGTAAAAGCACGCTGGGAAGATGCTTGTGATGTAAGTCTTTTACTTCCCGGTCTGAAAAGACCGCTGGTGGCTTCCGGTGATTATTCATTTACCGCAGCCGACGGCGAGCCTAAAGATGTGATTCATTCAGGAACACAGGCAGTTCTACGTTGTGATCATCCCGGTATTGCGGCAGGTGTTTTTATCCGAAAAGAAGCGCTTAAGAATTAA